One window from the genome of Caloranaerobacter sp. TR13 encodes:
- a CDS encoding sugar phosphate isomerase/epimerase, whose amino-acid sequence MNPQIGISIHNVGIDYIAKHNFKRVQLCHKFSGAKEITALLKFSRKFPLKVTYHAPVFHQSDPTVTYYVSDNKRLRDATFEILKTNLSMAKSLPTSEVVIHFVTSNVGSPDSIKKTAHESALKLSELSEEYDLPILLEYVGYNDLFYRIEDWIDIIKDHENLGICLDVGHLYLSCQINDMDYFEELEKILPYIRLIHLWNTRGFSDVSKYGHIPVHPNQNPNDGWIDIQKTIEFIYAWNDDIPIIFEPDFKYLDLKYVQEGIDWVNELVYNNTKKDKETIDTV is encoded by the coding sequence ATGAATCCGCAAATAGGAATTTCTATTCATAACGTTGGTATAGATTATATAGCTAAGCATAACTTTAAGAGAGTTCAATTGTGCCATAAATTCTCAGGAGCTAAAGAGATAACTGCACTTTTGAAGTTTTCTAGAAAGTTTCCTTTAAAGGTAACTTATCATGCTCCTGTATTTCACCAGTCAGACCCTACTGTCACCTACTATGTAAGTGATAATAAAAGGTTGAGAGATGCTACTTTTGAGATACTAAAGACAAATTTATCTATGGCAAAAAGTCTTCCAACGAGTGAAGTTGTAATCCATTTTGTAACTAGTAATGTTGGAAGTCCAGATAGTATAAAAAAGACAGCACATGAGAGTGCTTTAAAACTTAGTGAATTAAGTGAAGAATATGATCTACCAATCCTTTTAGAATATGTAGGGTATAATGATTTATTTTATAGAATAGAGGATTGGATAGATATTATAAAAGATCACGAAAATTTAGGAATATGTTTAGATGTTGGTCATTTGTATCTATCCTGTCAGATAAATGATATGGATTACTTTGAAGAACTAGAAAAAATACTACCTTATATTAGGCTTATACATTTGTGGAATACTAGAGGTTTTAGTGATGTTTCTAAATATGGTCACATACCAGTTCATCCTAATCAAAATCCAAATGATGGCTGGATTGATATTCAAAAAACTATAGAATTTATTTATGCTTGGAATGATGATATTCCTATAATTTTTGAACCTGACTTCAAATATTTAGATTTAAAATACGTTCAGGAAGGAATTGACTGGGTGAATGAGTTAGTCTATAATAATACGAAAAAGGATAAGGAAACCATAGATACAGTCTAA
- a CDS encoding NAD(P)/FAD-dependent oxidoreductase has protein sequence MLFSKGKIGNLELKNRFVMLPTVTNLAQDGFVSGREMEYYNRRSKDVSLVIVEASYVNKFGKFFVNQLGIDDDNKIDGLKKLSYLLQKNGAKTGIQLAMHNPKYKPVDFTKDKIEGFIEDFANAAVRSKKAGFDLVELHFAHGWFVNQFLSPNTNKRTDEYGGTFEGRAKFALEILRKVKEYVPDITVICRINASDFTSDGFNIEESIKLSKMLEENGADGLNISAGVGATAEYHISPMGLDDKPLLELIKRIKDNVNIPIIAANKLGYANDWEKILKDNVADFIGIARGLIGDPDCIAKLKEGNNEDIRYCIHCNQACLAYILKGLSVSCLMNPEVGRELEFQVKTDKSLNIAVIGGGPAGMSAAKYLAKKGHKVELFEKEDKLGGQLNVAKIPPHKEEIGKVIEYLERDLRKYNVNIHLNRKMTIEEIKDLPHDKVVIATGSVPVNINVNMDAFYWAIDVLAGKLPQGQDIMVIGGGLTGLETAEFLAQKGKNITILEAKDEVGDGIFPMIRKLIINRLKKLNVNIITKAKINHISDKKLSYNLDGVEKIQEFDDIVVATGNKPDATFKELIDDDKYLFIGDCKEVASAVEAIREGAELSLKL, from the coding sequence ATGTTATTTAGTAAAGGGAAAATAGGGAATCTCGAATTGAAAAACAGATTTGTAATGTTGCCAACAGTAACAAATTTAGCGCAGGATGGATTTGTTAGCGGCAGAGAAATGGAATATTATAACAGAAGGTCAAAAGATGTTTCATTGGTTATTGTAGAAGCAAGTTATGTAAATAAATTTGGTAAATTCTTCGTAAATCAGCTCGGTATAGATGATGACAATAAGATAGATGGTCTTAAGAAGTTGTCTTATTTACTACAAAAAAACGGGGCAAAAACGGGAATACAGCTTGCTATGCACAATCCAAAATATAAACCTGTCGATTTTACTAAAGATAAGATAGAAGGATTTATTGAAGATTTTGCAAACGCTGCAGTAAGGTCAAAAAAAGCAGGTTTTGACCTTGTAGAACTTCATTTTGCCCATGGCTGGTTTGTAAATCAATTTTTATCACCTAATACAAATAAAAGAACAGATGAATATGGTGGAACCTTTGAAGGAAGAGCTAAATTTGCCCTTGAAATATTACGGAAAGTTAAAGAATATGTTCCTGACATTACGGTTATTTGTAGGATTAATGCCAGTGATTTTACTTCTGACGGATTTAATATTGAAGAAAGTATAAAGTTATCAAAAATGCTTGAGGAAAATGGTGCTGATGGGCTTAATATTTCAGCAGGAGTTGGAGCAACAGCAGAATACCATATATCACCTATGGGACTAGATGATAAGCCTTTATTAGAACTTATAAAGAGAATAAAAGATAATGTTAATATACCAATAATAGCTGCAAATAAACTTGGTTATGCTAACGATTGGGAAAAAATACTAAAGGACAATGTAGCTGATTTTATTGGAATTGCAAGAGGTTTAATAGGAGATCCTGATTGCATTGCTAAACTTAAAGAAGGTAACAATGAAGACATAAGGTATTGTATACATTGCAATCAAGCATGTCTAGCATATATTTTAAAAGGGTTATCTGTTTCATGTTTGATGAACCCTGAAGTTGGCAGAGAATTAGAATTCCAGGTCAAAACTGACAAGTCTTTGAATATAGCTGTAATAGGTGGTGGACCTGCAGGTATGTCTGCAGCTAAATATCTAGCAAAAAAGGGCCATAAGGTTGAATTATTTGAAAAAGAAGATAAACTTGGAGGTCAGTTAAATGTAGCAAAAATACCACCACATAAAGAAGAAATAGGCAAAGTTATAGAATATTTAGAAAGGGATTTGAGGAAATATAATGTTAATATTCATTTAAACAGGAAAATGACTATCGAAGAAATAAAAGATTTACCCCATGATAAAGTTGTAATTGCAACAGGGTCTGTTCCTGTAAATATTAATGTAAATATGGATGCTTTTTATTGGGCCATTGATGTTTTAGCGGGTAAATTGCCGCAAGGTCAAGATATTATGGTGATTGGTGGCGGTTTAACAGGACTTGAAACAGCAGAATTCCTTGCCCAAAAAGGTAAGAATATAACGATATTGGAAGCAAAAGATGAAGTAGGAGATGGAATATTTCCGATGATAAGAAAATTAATCATAAATAGGCTTAAAAAACTTAATGTAAATATAATTACAAAAGCCAAAATAAATCATATATCTGATAAAAAATTATCATATAATTTAGATGGAGTTGAAAAGATACAGGAATTTGATGATATCGTTGTAGCTACAGGGAATAAACCTGATGCTACATTTAAAGAGTTAATAGATGATGATAAATATCTTTTTATTGGTGATTGTAAAGAGGTAGCATCAGCTGTAGAAGCTATAAGAGAGGGTGCAGAACTTTCATTAAAGCTTTAA
- the glnA gene encoding type I glutamate--ammonia ligase, with translation MSHDYDRQYVLEKARELGVEFIHLQFTDIFGVLKSVAITIEQLEEALNDEIMFDGSSIDGFVRIEESDMYLKPDPSTFVVFPWVTKTKEARFICDVYDKDGNPFEGCPRNTLKKVLREAEKMGYTFNVGPECEFFLFHTDQKGKPTLITHDNAGYFDLAPVDLGENARRDMVLTLKQMGFEIEASHHEVAPGQHEIDFKYDNALTTADNIMTFKMVVRIIAQRHGLHATFMPKPIYGINGSGMHTNMSLFTLDGKNVFYDENDELQLSKEAYYFLGGILRHAKAFTAITNPTINSYKRLVPGYEAPVYVAWSTSNRSPLVRVPAKRGNSTRFELRSPDPSANPYLALAVILKAGLDGIKNKIEPPKAVNSNIYNMDQEERVKKEIASLPSNIMDALDELSKNEIIKSALGKHIYSRFVEAVTLEWNEYKAYVSQWEIEKYLTKF, from the coding sequence ATGAGTCATGACTATGACAGACAATATGTACTTGAAAAGGCTAGAGAGTTAGGCGTAGAATTTATTCATCTTCAATTTACTGATATTTTTGGAGTTTTAAAAAGTGTAGCTATTACTATAGAACAGTTAGAAGAAGCTTTGAATGATGAAATAATGTTTGATGGTTCTTCTATAGATGGATTTGTAAGAATTGAAGAATCTGATATGTATCTAAAGCCTGACCCTTCAACATTTGTGGTTTTTCCATGGGTAACTAAGACTAAGGAAGCAAGATTTATATGTGATGTGTACGATAAAGATGGAAATCCGTTTGAAGGCTGTCCAAGGAATACGCTGAAAAAGGTATTAAGAGAAGCAGAAAAAATGGGATATACATTTAATGTAGGTCCTGAGTGTGAGTTTTTCCTTTTCCATACAGATCAAAAGGGTAAACCAACTCTCATAACCCATGATAATGCAGGGTATTTTGACCTTGCACCAGTAGATTTAGGAGAGAATGCACGAAGAGATATGGTTTTAACTCTAAAACAAATGGGATTTGAAATAGAAGCTTCTCATCATGAGGTGGCCCCTGGACAGCATGAAATTGATTTTAAATATGATAATGCACTAACAACAGCTGATAATATTATGACTTTTAAGATGGTAGTAAGAATAATTGCTCAGCGTCATGGGCTTCACGCAACATTTATGCCTAAACCCATATATGGAATAAATGGCTCAGGTATGCATACTAATATGTCACTTTTTACTTTAGATGGTAAAAATGTTTTTTATGATGAAAATGATGAGCTTCAGCTCTCTAAAGAAGCATATTATTTTCTTGGAGGTATATTAAGACATGCTAAAGCATTTACAGCTATAACTAATCCTACTATTAATTCGTATAAAAGATTAGTTCCTGGATATGAAGCTCCAGTCTATGTTGCATGGTCAACTAGTAACAGAAGTCCTCTTGTAAGAGTTCCAGCAAAAAGGGGTAATTCTACAAGATTTGAACTTAGAAGTCCTGACCCATCTGCAAATCCTTATTTAGCTTTAGCGGTTATTCTAAAAGCTGGTTTAGATGGTATAAAGAATAAAATTGAGCCTCCTAAAGCAGTTAACAGCAACATTTATAATATGGACCAAGAAGAGAGAGTAAAGAAAGAAATAGCTAGCTTGCCGTCAAATATTATGGATGCTCTAGATGAACTTTCTAAGAATGAGATAATAAAATCAGCTTTGGGAAAACATATTTATAGTAGATTTGTAGAAGCTGTTACACTTGAATGGAATGAATATAAGGCTTATGTTTCACAATGGGAGATAGAAAAATACCTTACAAAGTTTTAA
- a CDS encoding phospho-sugar mutase — MDFKEKYEFWLNNEYFDKETKDELLSIKDNVEEIEDRFYKDLEFGTGGLRGKIGAGTNRINKYTVSKATQGLANFIVENGSEYVKRGVVIAHDSRHKSREFAQTAALVLAANGIKAYLFEDLRPTPELSFAVRYLKASAGIVITASHNPPEYNGYKVYWEDGGQIVPSLADKIIKKVNEVTDFSMIKIISKEEALNNGLLNIIGEEIDKEYINKVKDLSVRDDIDKNIRIVYTPLHGTGNMPVRRVLKELGYINVFVVESQEQPDPNFSTVEYPNPEDPNAFKLAIELGEKVDSDIILGTDPDCDRVGVVVKNKEGEYKVLSGNQTGALLLDYILNSMTEKEILPENSVMVKTIVTSELGRVIAKHYDVETIDTLTGFKFIGEKIKEFEENRDKNFIFGYEESFGYLTGSFVRDKDAVIASMLICEMAAYYKSKGMSLYEALINLYERYGYYIEDLHSIKLEGIEGKKKIEEVMESFRKNYPTKIGKLNLKVFNDYKASKSFNYIKDSSEDILLPKSNVLKFIFDDESWYALRPSGTEPKLKIYFSANGKDKMEAENKLKAIKEEILGKIENIVR, encoded by the coding sequence ATGGATTTTAAGGAGAAGTATGAGTTTTGGTTAAATAATGAGTACTTTGATAAAGAAACAAAAGATGAATTATTATCAATTAAGGATAATGTAGAAGAAATAGAAGATAGGTTTTATAAAGATTTAGAATTTGGTACTGGAGGACTTAGAGGGAAGATTGGTGCAGGTACTAATAGAATAAATAAATATACTGTATCTAAGGCTACCCAAGGATTAGCTAATTTTATTGTTGAAAATGGAAGTGAATATGTAAAAAGAGGGGTAGTAATAGCTCATGACTCAAGACATAAGTCAAGAGAATTTGCTCAAACGGCTGCACTAGTATTGGCTGCAAATGGTATTAAAGCATATTTATTTGAGGATTTAAGACCGACACCTGAATTATCCTTTGCAGTTAGGTATCTAAAAGCTTCTGCTGGAATTGTTATTACTGCTAGCCACAATCCACCAGAGTATAATGGATATAAGGTTTATTGGGAAGATGGAGGACAGATAGTACCTAGTCTAGCTGATAAGATAATAAAGAAAGTTAATGAAGTTACTGATTTTTCAATGATAAAGATTATAAGTAAAGAAGAAGCACTAAATAATGGGTTATTAAATATTATTGGAGAAGAAATTGATAAAGAGTATATAAACAAGGTTAAAGATTTAAGTGTTAGAGACGATATCGATAAAAATATAAGAATAGTTTATACTCCATTACATGGTACTGGAAATATGCCTGTAAGAAGAGTACTAAAAGAGTTAGGATACATAAATGTATTTGTTGTTGAAAGCCAAGAACAGCCAGATCCTAATTTTTCAACTGTAGAGTATCCAAATCCAGAGGATCCAAATGCATTTAAACTGGCTATTGAATTAGGAGAAAAGGTAGATTCTGATATTATATTAGGAACAGATCCAGATTGCGATAGAGTTGGAGTTGTGGTTAAAAATAAAGAAGGAGAATATAAAGTATTAAGTGGAAATCAAACTGGTGCACTACTTTTAGATTACATATTGAATTCAATGACAGAAAAGGAGATTTTACCTGAAAATAGTGTAATGGTTAAGACTATAGTTACAAGTGAATTAGGTAGAGTGATAGCTAAACATTATGATGTAGAAACTATAGATACTTTGACAGGATTTAAATTCATAGGTGAAAAGATTAAGGAATTTGAAGAAAATAGAGATAAGAACTTCATATTTGGTTATGAAGAGAGCTTTGGATATTTGACTGGTTCTTTTGTAAGAGATAAAGATGCAGTTATAGCTTCTATGCTTATTTGTGAAATGGCAGCATATTATAAGAGTAAAGGAATGTCACTTTACGAAGCTTTAATTAATTTATATGAAAGATATGGGTACTATATAGAAGACTTACACTCTATTAAATTAGAAGGTATTGAAGGAAAGAAAAAGATAGAAGAGGTCATGGAGAGCTTTAGAAAAAATTATCCAACTAAAATAGGCAAGCTTAACTTAAAAGTATTTAATGATTATAAGGCTTCTAAAAGCTTTAATTACATTAAAGACAGCAGTGAAGATATATTACTTCCAAAATCAAATGTTTTAAAGTTTATATTTGATGACGAATCATGGTATGCATTAAGACCTTCTGGTACAGAACCAAAGTTAAAAATATACTTCTCAGCTAATGGAAAAGATAAAATGGAGGCAGAAAATAAGCTTAAGGCTATTAAAGAAGAAATATTAGGCAAAATTGAAAATATAGTAAGATAG
- a CDS encoding LysR family transcriptional regulator — protein MNERKLRIFYEVAVKLNMTEVAKKLYMSQPAVSQTIKEIEEEFGVKFFDRIGRKLYLTYEGKIFLNYVRRILNLYDECSKTIKDIKGLKKGKLKIGASTTIGIYILTDIIGKFTKKHKEVDTSITIENTKIITDMVLENKIDFAFVEGPVYSDEIIVENFCNDELVFITPPDHPWSKLKSIDIKKIGEEKIIMREQGSGTREIVENVLNANGVHYKVDFELGNIEAIKKAVEAGLGISCISKRCIKKEVEDGRLAVIRLKGIKIIRKLNLIYHKDKYLSNLFNEFINFAKKETVAID, from the coding sequence ATGAACGAAAGAAAGCTGAGAATATTTTATGAAGTAGCGGTAAAACTTAATATGACAGAAGTAGCAAAAAAACTGTACATGAGCCAACCCGCCGTTAGCCAGACCATAAAAGAAATTGAAGAAGAATTCGGTGTAAAATTTTTTGACAGGATAGGTAGAAAACTTTACTTAACCTATGAGGGAAAGATATTTTTAAATTATGTAAGAAGAATATTGAATTTGTATGATGAATGTTCAAAAACAATTAAAGACATTAAAGGACTTAAAAAAGGCAAACTTAAAATAGGCGCAAGCACAACTATTGGCATATATATACTTACAGATATAATAGGAAAGTTCACCAAAAAACATAAAGAAGTAGATACCTCTATTACCATTGAAAATACTAAAATTATCACAGATATGGTTTTAGAAAATAAAATAGATTTTGCTTTTGTAGAAGGCCCAGTTTACTCAGATGAAATAATAGTAGAAAATTTTTGTAATGATGAGCTAGTTTTTATAACCCCTCCTGACCATCCCTGGTCAAAACTAAAAAGTATAGATATAAAAAAAATAGGAGAAGAAAAAATAATAATGAGAGAACAGGGCAGTGGTACAAGAGAAATTGTAGAAAATGTTTTAAATGCCAATGGTGTTCATTATAAAGTAGATTTTGAACTGGGTAATATAGAAGCTATTAAAAAAGCCGTTGAAGCCGGTCTTGGAATTTCATGTATATCCAAAAGGTGCATAAAAAAGGAAGTAGAAGACGGAAGACTTGCAGTTATACGACTAAAAGGAATTAAGATAATTAGAAAACTTAACCTTATATATCATAAAGATAAGTATTTATCTAATCTTTTTAATGAATTTATAAATTTTGCAAAAAAAGAAACTGTTGCAATCGACTGA
- a CDS encoding Lin0368 family putative glycerol transporter subunit, with amino-acid sequence MPLMISTFAGGFIFPFLIRLLWGKMVENWGPIGGWMAAGFIVGTTWTLTHGVGLIFQSGGAWVDQAFGAAAGLLAASAVAGDSFGKSVPNIIFAIIGGILGGFILSTFL; translated from the coding sequence ATGCCATTAATGATATCAACTTTTGCTGGTGGTTTTATATTTCCATTTCTAATTAGACTACTATGGGGTAAGATGGTTGAAAACTGGGGACCTATAGGTGGATGGATGGCAGCTGGGTTCATAGTTGGTACTACTTGGACTTTAACTCATGGTGTTGGTTTAATATTCCAATCTGGTGGTGCGTGGGTTGATCAAGCTTTTGGCGCAGCAGCGGGTTTATTAGCAGCTTCTGCAGTTGCAGGAGATAGTTTCGGTAAGTCAGTGCCTAATATAATTTTTGCAATAATAGGTGGTATACTAGGAGGTTTTATACTTTCAACTTTTTTATAA
- a CDS encoding glycerol-3-phosphate responsive antiterminator, whose product MENVFFTKVLRNPIIAAVNTIEKLDMAIDSPCEVIFLLTGDIFNLKKIVDKVRSKEMSIYIHLDLMEGFSKDIVALKYINENIKPDGIITTKSNLIKFAKNLGIFTIQRLFILDSLSLETGIRSVLSTKPDAVEILPGIMPKITREIHRQTRLPIITGGLIKEKEDVIKSLNAGAVGVSTSKEEIWYM is encoded by the coding sequence ATGGAAAATGTGTTTTTTACCAAAGTACTTAGGAATCCTATAATTGCAGCAGTAAATACTATAGAAAAACTTGATATGGCGATAGACTCACCATGTGAGGTTATTTTTTTGCTAACAGGAGACATCTTTAATTTAAAGAAAATAGTCGATAAGGTTAGAAGTAAAGAAATGAGCATATATATTCATTTAGACCTAATGGAAGGCTTTTCAAAAGATATTGTAGCTTTGAAGTATATTAATGAAAACATAAAGCCTGACGGTATAATTACAACAAAAAGTAATCTTATTAAATTTGCTAAAAATTTAGGAATATTTACAATCCAGAGGTTATTTATACTGGATTCATTGTCATTAGAAACGGGAATAAGGTCTGTACTTTCTACCAAACCAGATGCTGTAGAAATATTGCCTGGCATTATGCCTAAGATTACACGAGAAATACATAGGCAAACTCGTTTACCTATTATAACAGGCGGTTTAATCAAGGAAAAAGAAGATGTGATTAAAAGTTTAAATGCAGGAGCTGTTGGTGTGTCAACAAGCAAAGAAGAAATTTGGTACATGTAG
- a CDS encoding Lin0368 family putative glycerol transporter subunit, with protein MKHLGTILGAAIAGIFVMSVWGAFVQAYGIAGGWFAGLIIIGTMWYLNHYVGIHNNEGAWVDMALGIGVAGFMRDVFMKGGQAAIESLPTLAVVLLGGIAGGIAAVKLEQYLADKNSEKEEEMA; from the coding sequence ATGAAACATTTAGGTACAATACTTGGCGCTGCTATAGCAGGTATTTTTGTTATGAGTGTATGGGGAGCATTTGTTCAAGCATATGGTATAGCTGGAGGATGGTTCGCAGGTTTGATTATAATAGGAACTATGTGGTATTTAAATCACTATGTGGGAATCCACAATAACGAAGGTGCTTGGGTAGATATGGCTCTAGGTATTGGTGTTGCAGGTTTTATGAGAGATGTATTTATGAAGGGTGGTCAAGCAGCGATTGAATCTTTACCAACATTGGCAGTAGTGCTTCTAGGAGGAATAGCTGGTGGTATTGCAGCAGTTAAACTAGAACAATATTTGGCAGATAAGAATAGTGAGAAAGAAGAAGAAATGGCCTAA
- a CDS encoding YeiH family protein, with product MNVKKYLNGVLVVGIITISSFFIQEISFIERLNLSSLIIAILLGALIKNTIGIKENMKPGIKFCAKKVLKLAIIFLGFKLSISQITKIGPKAIILIFIVCTATMIFTKYLGKKFNIPAKRSILIGSGISICGASAVAAVNAVTKSDEKDAAFAIGIVTVFGTLFMFMYPIIFKILDMSTSFYTLWTGSSIHEVAQVVAAGFAVSNDAGTYATLVKLTRVLYIIPVTIYLSIKYMKESNSEKFSLKNVSVPWFVFMFLAVVIINSFISIPSNILTGLITLDNYLMTAAMAGLGLELSISDMKKIGIKPLYLGTIASLFISILSAVVIKLMGLA from the coding sequence ATGAACGTTAAAAAGTATTTAAACGGGGTATTGGTTGTAGGAATAATTACAATTTCTTCATTTTTTATTCAAGAAATTTCTTTTATAGAGAGGTTAAATTTAAGCTCCCTTATTATCGCCATATTACTTGGTGCATTAATTAAAAATACCATAGGCATTAAAGAAAATATGAAACCCGGGATTAAATTTTGTGCTAAAAAGGTTTTAAAACTAGCTATTATATTTTTAGGATTTAAATTGAGTATTTCTCAAATTACAAAAATAGGGCCTAAAGCCATTATACTTATATTCATTGTTTGTACTGCTACAATGATTTTTACAAAATACCTTGGTAAAAAATTCAACATACCTGCAAAACGTTCAATCTTGATAGGAAGTGGAATATCTATATGTGGAGCTTCTGCAGTAGCTGCAGTAAATGCAGTTACAAAGTCCGATGAAAAAGATGCAGCCTTTGCTATAGGTATCGTTACAGTTTTTGGTACTCTATTTATGTTCATGTATCCTATAATATTTAAAATTTTAGACATGAGTACATCTTTCTATACATTATGGACAGGAAGCTCTATACATGAGGTGGCACAAGTTGTTGCTGCAGGATTTGCCGTATCTAATGATGCTGGAACTTATGCCACTTTAGTAAAGCTAACAAGGGTTTTATATATAATCCCTGTTACAATCTATCTAAGTATAAAATATATGAAAGAAAGTAACAGTGAAAAATTCAGTCTTAAAAATGTATCAGTACCCTGGTTCGTATTTATGTTTTTAGCAGTAGTAATCATTAATTCGTTTATTTCTATTCCGTCTAATATATTAACAGGACTAATTACTTTAGATAATTACCTTATGACAGCTGCAATGGCTGGATTAGGTCTTGAACTTAGCATAAGTGATATGAAAAAAATTGGAATTAAACCTTTATATCTTGGAACAATTGCCTCTCTATTTATATCTATACTAAGTGCAGTAGTTATAAAATTAATGGGTCTAGCATAA